From a region of the Mucilaginibacter auburnensis genome:
- a CDS encoding DUF1398 domain-containing protein gives MFTVEQIKAAHAKVKSGADFPAYIKEIKGLGLIRYEFMVADGTIDYYGAGNYKVSAPAIYPARPISNNAQPMLLKKNIEEHQQGQSDFLTFCQLAADAGVQKWVVDTQTMLCIYYNLDGNEMIAEPIPQ, from the coding sequence ATGTTTACAGTTGAACAAATTAAAGCGGCACATGCTAAGGTTAAAAGCGGTGCAGATTTCCCGGCCTATATCAAAGAAATTAAAGGTTTAGGTTTAATAAGGTATGAGTTTATGGTTGCCGATGGAACAATTGACTACTACGGCGCAGGCAACTATAAAGTAAGTGCTCCTGCAATTTACCCGGCAAGACCAATATCCAACAACGCCCAGCCAATGTTGCTTAAAAAAAATATAGAAGAGCATCAACAAGGTCAATCAGATTTTTTAACTTTTTGCCAACTGGCAGCTGATGCAGGTGTACAAAAATGGGTAGTTGATACGCAAACGATGCTCTGCATTTACTATAATTTAGACGGCAACGAAATGATTGCTGAACCTATCCCACAGTAA
- a CDS encoding Crp/Fnr family transcriptional regulator, with the protein MLTDIILKSIGKHIHLTDDETAYFISLLHPKQLNRKQFLLKEGEICKYSAFVISGCLRGYTIDENGQEHVMNFAPVGWWIADMYSLISQRPGTLYIEAPEPAEVLLLSKVKQELLFQEVPKFERFFRIITENSLVAHQQRLIDNLSLPAEERYTNFCKRYPSLINSVPKKDIASYIGVTPEFFSRMMGKMLRG; encoded by the coding sequence ATGTTAACAGATATTATTTTAAAAAGTATAGGCAAACACATCCATTTAACTGATGATGAAACAGCGTACTTTATTAGTTTGCTACACCCTAAACAACTTAACAGGAAGCAATTTTTATTAAAGGAAGGCGAAATTTGTAAGTATTCTGCTTTTGTTATCAGCGGTTGTCTGCGTGGGTATACCATAGACGAAAACGGGCAGGAGCATGTAATGAACTTTGCGCCTGTTGGCTGGTGGATAGCAGATATGTATAGCCTGATAAGTCAACGCCCCGGCACGCTGTATATTGAAGCGCCAGAACCTGCCGAAGTTTTGCTGTTATCAAAAGTTAAACAGGAATTGTTATTTCAGGAAGTGCCTAAATTTGAACGCTTCTTCAGGATCATTACCGAAAATTCGTTGGTTGCCCACCAGCAAAGATTAATTGATAATCTAAGTTTACCCGCCGAAGAGCGTTATACTAATTTTTGCAAGCGCTATCCCTCTCTTATTAACTCAGTTCCAAAAAAAGATATTGCATCTTACATAGGCGTTACGCCTGAGTTTTTTAGCAGGATGATGGGGAAAATGTTGAGAGGATAA
- a CDS encoding fatty acid desaturase produces the protein MAFLDKVLQPPAYGWKDMDGKFVRPGFKAILTEFFTRLNVFNNRKNWLPFFSWLKILCLVPFVLLFAFKFLSIGNVAAVFVYGMIVMGTHGTIWHHRYCTHGAYRFRNRFWRFITQNLTLNIIPEEIYVISHHVHHAKSDQPGDPYNAEGGFWYCFLADVNHQPIAKDLAEMDYKRVERLMAHTGVKGNSFKQYQYWGSYVKPFNAVLSWIINWAFWYCAFYLIGGHGLACSLFAAAGIWGVGVRTFNYDGHGHGEDKQRDGVDYNKKDKSINQLWPGLVAGEWHNNHHLYPKSARSGFKSYQLDMAWLYISFMYRLGAVVSYRDDKAAFKAKYLKLTPVTVAAAVANK, from the coding sequence ATGGCATTTTTAGATAAGGTTTTGCAGCCGCCTGCATACGGCTGGAAAGACATGGACGGCAAATTTGTACGTCCTGGTTTTAAGGCTATATTGACTGAATTTTTTACCCGACTTAACGTATTTAATAACCGAAAGAACTGGCTGCCGTTTTTTAGCTGGCTTAAAATACTTTGCCTTGTGCCCTTTGTGCTGCTTTTTGCATTTAAGTTTTTAAGTATAGGCAACGTTGCCGCTGTTTTTGTTTATGGAATGATTGTTATGGGCACGCACGGCACTATTTGGCACCATAGATATTGTACACATGGCGCTTACCGTTTTCGTAACAGATTTTGGCGCTTTATAACGCAAAATTTAACGCTTAATATCATTCCTGAAGAAATTTATGTGATATCGCATCATGTTCATCATGCAAAATCTGATCAGCCCGGCGATCCTTATAATGCCGAAGGTGGCTTTTGGTATTGTTTTTTAGCGGATGTTAATCACCAGCCTATTGCTAAAGATTTAGCCGAAATGGACTATAAGCGAGTTGAACGCCTGATGGCCCATACCGGCGTAAAAGGCAATAGTTTTAAACAGTATCAATATTGGGGCTCATACGTAAAACCATTTAACGCGGTATTGAGTTGGATTATAAACTGGGCATTCTGGTATTGCGCATTTTATTTAATAGGTGGCCATGGCTTGGCCTGTTCGCTTTTTGCCGCAGCCGGCATATGGGGCGTTGGTGTACGTACATTTAACTATGACGGGCACGGGCATGGAGAAGATAAACAACGAGACGGTGTGGATTATAACAAAAAGGATAAGTCTATTAATCAGTTATGGCCAGGTTTGGTAGCAGGAGAATGGCACAATAACCATCACCTTTATCCTAAAAGTGCCAGAAGTGGTTTTAAGTCGTATCAGCTTGATATGGCGTGGCTTTATATATCTTTTATGTATCGTTTAGGGGCTGTGGTAAGCTATCGGGATGATAAGGCAGCGTTTAAGGCTAAATACTTAAAACTTACTCCGGTTACTGTTGCTGCCGCTGTAGCAAACAAATAA
- a CDS encoding cold-shock protein, whose product MQKEGTVKFFNETKGFGFISQNDTRTDVFVHSTGLIDQIRENDQVRFDVENGKKGLNAVNVQVI is encoded by the coding sequence ATGCAAAAAGAAGGAACAGTGAAATTTTTTAACGAAACCAAAGGTTTTGGATTTATTTCACAAAATGATACAAGAACTGACGTTTTTGTACATTCAACAGGCCTTATTGACCAGATCCGTGAAAACGACCAAGTTCGTTTTGATGTTGAAAATGGCAAAAAAGGGCTTAACGCAGTAAACGTACAAGTAATTTAA
- a CDS encoding trypsin-like peptidase domain-containing protein yields the protein MKKIGLTLLTAFVGGAMALGTYKVFENKYADNMSLEDKQNVYFANNKALAGITSSAGEADFTQAAAAVTPAVVYIRTTYSASSSGNDGQQDMMERMFGDMFGQRMQPRQNQPRMASGSGVIISPDGYIVTNNHVVAKADKIDITLNDHRQFKAKVIGTDPNTDLALIKIEGTNLPIVKFGNSDDVRVGEWVLAVGNPFNLTSTVTAGIVSAKGRGIGILNGQDNDDDEDSGNPFGMRMQRQNQGPKVSKGIESFIQTDAAINPGNSGGALVNTKGELIGINSAIASHTGSYEGYGFAIPINMAKKILGDIQKFGAVKRGYVGVSFTELNADNAQTLKADKSVGLYVEQVLPGSGAEAAGLQKGDIISKVEGNTVYESSDLQERVARLAPGDKIKITVTRDGKEKDYTVTLKPESTEKPKTDVAASATELYNKLGASFVPVTAEQKAKFRVDHGVVVTQVRRGGLFEQTDIATGSVITKINQQPINSVADIDKAITNLKNGYIVISGIDPEGFMFNNRFQVR from the coding sequence ATGAAAAAGATAGGTTTAACATTATTGACCGCCTTTGTGGGTGGTGCAATGGCCTTAGGCACCTACAAGGTGTTTGAGAATAAGTATGCCGATAACATGAGTTTGGAGGACAAGCAGAATGTTTACTTCGCAAACAATAAAGCGCTTGCCGGTATCACTTCGTCAGCAGGGGAGGCTGATTTTACACAGGCGGCGGCTGCCGTTACTCCGGCAGTTGTGTATATCCGTACTACTTATTCGGCAAGCAGCAGTGGTAACGATGGTCAGCAGGATATGATGGAGCGTATGTTTGGCGATATGTTCGGTCAGCGTATGCAGCCACGTCAAAACCAGCCGCGTATGGCATCAGGCTCAGGCGTAATAATTTCGCCTGATGGTTACATTGTTACCAACAACCACGTAGTAGCTAAGGCTGATAAAATTGATATCACTTTAAACGACCACCGTCAATTTAAAGCAAAAGTTATAGGTACAGATCCAAATACCGATCTGGCCCTTATTAAAATTGAAGGTACTAACCTGCCAATTGTAAAATTTGGTAACTCGGACGATGTGCGTGTAGGCGAGTGGGTGTTAGCTGTTGGTAACCCTTTTAACCTTACGTCAACCGTAACTGCAGGTATTGTGAGCGCCAAAGGCCGCGGTATAGGTATACTTAACGGACAAGATAATGATGACGACGAAGATAGCGGTAACCCGTTTGGCATGCGTATGCAGCGCCAAAATCAGGGACCTAAGGTGAGCAAAGGTATTGAGTCATTCATTCAAACTGATGCTGCCATTAACCCTGGTAACAGCGGTGGTGCTTTGGTTAACACCAAAGGTGAGTTGATTGGTATTAACTCAGCTATCGCATCACATACTGGTTCATACGAAGGTTATGGCTTTGCCATCCCGATCAACATGGCAAAAAAGATATTAGGTGATATTCAAAAATTTGGTGCTGTAAAACGTGGTTACGTTGGTGTAAGCTTTACCGAGTTGAATGCAGATAATGCACAAACACTTAAGGCTGATAAAAGTGTAGGTTTATATGTTGAGCAGGTACTACCTGGTAGTGGTGCAGAAGCCGCCGGCTTACAAAAAGGCGACATCATTAGCAAAGTTGAAGGTAATACTGTTTACGAATCATCAGACTTGCAAGAACGTGTTGCCCGCTTAGCGCCTGGTGATAAGATCAAGATCACTGTAACCCGCGATGGTAAAGAAAAAGATTACACTGTAACGCTGAAACCGGAATCAACCGAGAAACCTAAAACAGATGTTGCAGCCTCAGCAACTGAGCTGTATAACAAATTAGGTGCAAGCTTTGTACCGGTAACTGCCGAGCAAAAAGCTAAATTCCGTGTAGACCATGGCGTAGTTGTAACCCAGGTACGCAGGGGCGGATTGTTTGAACAAACCGATATTGCCACAGGTTCTGTTATCACCAAAATTAACCAACAGCCAATCAACAGTGTGGCTGACATTGATAAAGCAATAACCAACCTTAAAAACGGATATATTGTTATATCCGGCATTGATCCTGAAGGTTTTATGTTCAATAACAGATTTCAGGTTAGATAA
- a CDS encoding cold shock domain-containing protein: MARSNETFSKKEKEKKKAKKQLDKKEKAAERKANAVKGGDLSDMMAYVDQDGNITSTPQTLQKSVVSADEIRIATPKQVNIPGEQPTGVISFYNTDKGYGFIRDNQTRENIFFHVNNLQFQAKENDKVKYFTEKGPKGLSATKIEKA, from the coding sequence ATGGCCAGATCCAACGAAACATTCAGTAAAAAAGAAAAAGAGAAAAAGAAAGCAAAGAAGCAATTAGACAAGAAAGAAAAGGCTGCCGAACGAAAAGCCAATGCTGTAAAAGGCGGCGACTTAAGTGACATGATGGCTTATGTTGACCAGGATGGTAACATTACCTCAACTCCGCAAACGCTGCAAAAAAGCGTTGTATCTGCAGATGAGATACGAATAGCGACACCTAAACAGGTAAACATACCTGGCGAACAACCGACCGGAGTTATAAGTTTCTATAATACAGATAAAGGCTACGGTTTTATTCGCGATAACCAAACACGCGAAAATATATTCTTCCACGTTAATAACCTTCAATTCCAGGCTAAAGAAAATGATAAAGTGAAATACTTTACAGAAAAAGGCCCTAAAGGTTTAAGTGCCACTAAAATTGAAAAAGCTTAA
- the dapF gene encoding diaminopimelate epimerase, whose product MKIHFYKYQGAGNDFILVDNRQKTIDHTDPQLISKLCDRHFGIGGDGMMFLQSIDGYDFEMVYYNADGQPSSMCGNGGRCIVAFAKFLSVIDTETDFLAVDGPHHAKISAEGDWVSLQMIDVDTVNRDGEAYVLNTGSPHYVTLTNGLKDKDVYHEGSAIRNNNTYKAKGINVNFVEPADKGFFVRTFERGVEDETYACGTGVTAVALAMAQHNNQTGTIETPVKVLGGDLNIRFNYDGKAFTNIFLEGPAKLVFEGDVEVV is encoded by the coding sequence GTGAAAATACATTTCTACAAATATCAAGGCGCAGGTAACGATTTTATTTTGGTTGATAATCGCCAAAAAACTATTGATCACACTGATCCACAGCTAATTTCAAAGCTTTGCGACAGGCATTTTGGTATTGGCGGCGATGGCATGATGTTTCTGCAAAGCATTGATGGATACGACTTTGAAATGGTTTATTACAATGCCGACGGACAACCCAGCAGCATGTGCGGCAACGGCGGACGCTGCATTGTAGCCTTCGCCAAATTTTTGAGCGTGATAGACACCGAAACCGATTTTTTGGCAGTTGACGGCCCACACCATGCCAAAATTTCAGCCGAAGGCGATTGGGTGAGCCTGCAAATGATTGATGTTGACACTGTAAACCGAGACGGTGAAGCCTATGTGCTTAATACGGGTTCGCCGCATTATGTAACCCTGACTAATGGCTTAAAAGATAAAGATGTTTATCACGAGGGCAGCGCCATACGTAACAACAACACATACAAAGCCAAAGGCATCAACGTTAACTTTGTTGAGCCTGCCGATAAAGGATTTTTTGTACGCACCTTTGAGCGAGGCGTCGAAGATGAAACCTACGCCTGCGGTACAGGTGTTACCGCTGTTGCTTTAGCCATGGCTCAGCACAACAACCAAACCGGCACCATTGAAACACCGGTGAAAGTTTTAGGCGGCGATCTGAACATCCGTTTCAACTACGATGGTAAAGCATTTACCAACATATTTTTAGAAGGGCCTGCTAAGTTGGTTTTTGAAGGGGATGTGGAGGTAGTTTGA
- a CDS encoding DEAD/DEAH box helicase — protein sequence MLRVDSSKPCQIIYAVAKHEYLGYVIEPHIVQLNPNGEFSLTHQRLFSNTATEFANCLADTDLKLIKLLEEMEQGHVIKRYYKKVIRPSEFFAKIFTDQLFETIRPKIEKRLAEAFNLMQDKEIYLMSKEGYPAERKLQIAEESASVLFHFRRNEEEIRYFPTIKYKGMRIEFMFKNAEIICNHPAWMLMDDTLYYFDKEIEGKKLQPFLNKRYIAIPKSSEQSYFEKFVAPLIEKHNVYAEGFTINTEKYDARPVLKPIYVEGGTSQLQLFFKYAGYTFPYGDGRHVSVRMEKQGDDYTFHRIKRSVSWEKGKLQLLEDLGLKTASSLFQNLEVALPGEDDDYSFSVFEWLNQHHDQLVDAGFEIEQPEGQKRYVFGSTKIDLQVQENNDWFDIHAVVYFGPYQIPFIQLRNHILNHKKEFTLPSGEIAVIPEKWFSQYGNLLHFSEGKDGLKLRRHHIGLVNSLAEGDMAEVTMNRKLQKLSDFEQFDDVPMPKNFNGLLRHYQQAGYNWFHFLKDYNFGGCLADDMGLGKTIQTLALLQKHKEDTEATGGKSTSLVIMPTSLIYNWLNEARKFAPQLRLMVHTGTLRYKSAEVFANYDVVITTYGITRIDISLLNDYFFEYVILDESQNIKNASSKAFQAVKQLKSHYKLILSGTPVENSVNDLWTQLSFINPGLLGSQQYFQNEFVTPIEKKKDEDKARKLQALIKPFVMRRTKEQVATELPPKTENLFYCQMSEEQASVYEKVKSEYRNELLKSLDDGTFAKTQIQVLQGLTQLRQIANHPAMIDQEYEGDSGKFENVTHTLSTVLDGGHKVLIFSQFVKQLSIYRRYMEEQKIPYVYLDGATQNRGDVVKQFQEDKNTRVFLISIKAGGVGLNLTEADYVFILDPWWNPAVEQQAIDRTHRIGQTKNVFIYKFITKDTVEEKILALQQRKLSVARSLITTEESFIKSLTAEDIKEILG from the coding sequence ATGTTACGTGTTGACAGCTCAAAGCCATGCCAGATAATTTATGCTGTAGCCAAGCATGAATACCTGGGATATGTTATTGAGCCACATATAGTTCAGCTCAACCCTAACGGCGAATTTTCATTAACCCATCAACGCCTATTCTCTAATACAGCTACCGAGTTTGCCAATTGCCTGGCCGATACGGACCTTAAGCTCATTAAGCTTTTGGAGGAGATGGAGCAGGGACACGTTATTAAGCGTTACTATAAAAAGGTGATACGCCCATCAGAGTTTTTCGCTAAGATATTTACGGATCAGCTTTTTGAAACCATCCGCCCAAAAATAGAAAAACGACTGGCCGAAGCCTTTAACCTGATGCAGGATAAAGAAATTTACCTGATGAGCAAAGAGGGCTACCCCGCCGAGCGGAAATTACAAATAGCCGAAGAATCTGCATCGGTATTATTTCATTTTCGCAGAAATGAGGAGGAAATACGCTATTTCCCCACCATAAAGTACAAGGGTATGCGTATTGAATTCATGTTCAAAAACGCAGAGATCATATGCAACCACCCGGCCTGGATGCTGATGGATGATACGCTTTATTATTTTGATAAAGAGATTGAAGGCAAAAAGCTCCAGCCCTTTTTAAACAAGCGCTACATTGCTATTCCAAAATCCTCCGAACAATCTTACTTTGAAAAGTTTGTAGCCCCCCTGATAGAAAAGCACAATGTTTACGCCGAAGGCTTTACCATCAACACAGAAAAGTATGATGCACGACCTGTGCTAAAACCTATTTACGTTGAAGGCGGCACTTCTCAACTGCAACTATTTTTTAAATATGCGGGTTATACCTTCCCATACGGTGACGGCAGACATGTATCGGTACGTATGGAAAAACAAGGTGATGATTATACCTTCCACCGTATAAAACGTTCCGTAAGTTGGGAGAAGGGAAAATTGCAATTATTGGAAGATCTGGGTTTAAAAACCGCTTCATCATTATTTCAAAATTTGGAGGTGGCTTTACCAGGCGAAGATGACGATTATTCTTTCTCGGTGTTTGAATGGCTAAATCAACACCACGATCAGCTTGTTGATGCAGGCTTTGAAATTGAGCAACCCGAAGGGCAAAAGCGTTATGTTTTCGGCTCTACCAAAATTGATCTGCAGGTGCAGGAAAACAACGATTGGTTTGATATTCATGCCGTTGTTTATTTCGGCCCTTATCAAATACCTTTTATACAACTGCGTAATCACATCCTCAATCATAAAAAAGAATTTACGTTACCATCTGGTGAGATAGCGGTTATACCCGAAAAGTGGTTCTCGCAATACGGCAATCTGCTGCATTTTAGCGAGGGTAAGGACGGGCTTAAGCTACGCCGGCATCACATTGGCTTGGTAAACTCTTTGGCCGAAGGCGACATGGCCGAAGTCACCATGAACCGCAAGCTCCAAAAGCTAAGCGATTTTGAGCAGTTTGACGATGTACCTATGCCAAAAAACTTTAACGGCTTATTGCGTCACTATCAGCAAGCGGGATACAACTGGTTTCACTTTTTAAAGGATTATAATTTTGGCGGATGCCTGGCCGACGACATGGGTTTGGGTAAAACCATACAGACCCTTGCCCTGCTGCAAAAGCACAAGGAAGATACCGAAGCAACGGGCGGAAAAAGCACTTCGTTGGTAATTATGCCTACCTCGCTTATTTACAACTGGTTGAACGAAGCACGCAAATTTGCTCCGCAATTACGATTAATGGTACACACCGGTACCCTGCGTTATAAAAGCGCCGAGGTGTTTGCCAATTATGATGTAGTGATTACAACTTATGGCATTACCCGTATAGATATCTCTTTGCTTAATGATTACTTCTTTGAATATGTTATTCTCGACGAAAGTCAGAATATTAAAAATGCTTCATCAAAAGCATTCCAGGCAGTAAAGCAGCTAAAATCCCACTATAAATTGATATTGAGTGGTACGCCTGTTGAAAACTCGGTAAATGACTTGTGGACGCAGCTTTCCTTTATTAATCCAGGCTTGCTTGGTTCACAGCAGTATTTTCAAAATGAGTTTGTTACGCCTATTGAAAAGAAAAAGGACGAAGACAAAGCCCGCAAGCTACAGGCGCTGATCAAACCTTTTGTAATGCGTCGCACCAAGGAGCAGGTTGCTACCGAGCTGCCGCCTAAAACAGAGAACCTCTTCTACTGCCAGATGAGCGAAGAGCAGGCATCGGTTTATGAAAAGGTAAAATCTGAATACCGCAACGAGTTATTGAAGAGCCTGGATGATGGCACTTTTGCCAAAACGCAGATACAGGTATTACAAGGCTTAACCCAATTGCGTCAAATTGCCAACCACCCTGCCATGATAGATCAGGAATATGAAGGCGATTCGGGTAAGTTTGAAAACGTTACGCACACGCTGTCGACAGTGTTAGATGGCGGGCACAAGGTATTGATCTTCTCGCAGTTTGTAAAACAATTGAGCATTTACCGCAGATACATGGAGGAGCAGAAAATACCTTATGTATATCTGGACGGGGCTACCCAAAACCGTGGTGATGTGGTAAAACAGTTTCAGGAAGATAAAAATACCCGTGTGTTTCTGATCTCTATAAAAGCAGGCGGCGTAGGCCTGAATTTAACAGAAGCCGATTACGTTTTCATCCTCGACCCATGGTGGAACCCGGCCGTTGAACAGCAAGCCATTGACCGTACGCATCGTATAGGTCAAACCAAAAATGTATTCATTTACAAGTTCATCACCAAAGATACTGTTGAGGAGAAGATACTGGCCCTGCAACAACGCAAACTCAGCGTGGCCCGCTCTCTGATTACCACTGAGGAAAGCTTTATTAAATCGCTTACTGCGGAGGACATTAAGGAGATATTGGGGTAG
- a CDS encoding helix-turn-helix transcriptional regulator: MRFDVFFPSPQLMPYVKHIIISENEQASQYRVLPDTALVIGFQYRGALSYTDGTLQHKLSDAGITGLRDSSRTFLNTPNIGTVLVVLRENGAARLLKQNLHELFGESVSVEHFFSNSEFNQFKEQLVDAKDDATRISLTETFLISQLSHKPADQMVNAALQHIHQTGGTIRISELAKLLNTSASPLEKRFRQEVGASPKKFATIVRARNVLTAMEHGNERYAEYLSAFYDQAHFIKAFKNLPM, translated from the coding sequence GTGAGATTTGACGTATTCTTTCCCTCTCCTCAATTAATGCCTTACGTAAAGCACATTATCATATCAGAGAATGAGCAAGCATCGCAATACAGGGTATTACCCGATACAGCCTTGGTTATCGGTTTCCAGTATCGCGGAGCGTTGTCTTACACAGATGGCACGTTGCAACATAAACTGTCCGACGCAGGCATTACAGGTCTAAGGGACAGCTCCCGCACTTTTCTAAATACCCCCAATATAGGCACAGTGCTTGTTGTGTTACGAGAGAATGGTGCAGCGCGTTTGCTTAAACAAAATTTGCACGAGCTTTTTGGAGAAAGTGTATCAGTAGAACACTTTTTTAGCAACAGCGAGTTTAATCAATTTAAAGAACAATTGGTTGATGCTAAAGATGATGCTACCAGGATCTCTCTAACCGAGACATTCCTCATTAGTCAGCTATCACATAAACCGGCAGATCAGATGGTTAATGCTGCGCTTCAGCACATCCACCAAACGGGCGGCACCATACGCATTAGTGAGCTTGCAAAGTTGCTAAATACCAGTGCGAGCCCGCTGGAAAAACGCTTCCGGCAAGAGGTTGGCGCATCACCCAAAAAGTTTGCTACTATTGTTAGAGCGCGCAACGTACTAACCGCTATGGAACATGGCAACGAGCGCTATGCGGAATACCTATCTGCTTTTTACGACCAGGCGCACTTTATTAAAGCTTTCAAAAATTTACCGATGTAA